The following proteins are encoded in a genomic region of Deinococcus detaillensis:
- a CDS encoding DUF6630 family protein: MDELLERLLTPLAEPHCQAVRQRWQRRSPEDAEYSSELDSLAAALQDYPEVYPPEWWLNPVLSRWWLCLRVDWKAVDEVEWQVQAISHTLGLREPPFVSQVAHQSGVCVPMVLIAAAAWLRLRGYELLEIDTGGDEYLAFPVRLSLLREAFQATHTLSLCTHLI, encoded by the coding sequence GTGGATGAACTGCTGGAACGGCTGCTGACACCGTTGGCTGAGCCGCACTGCCAAGCCGTCAGGCAGCGCTGGCAAAGGCGGAGCCCCGAAGACGCGGAATACAGCAGCGAACTTGATAGCTTGGCCGCTGCTCTTCAGGATTACCCCGAAGTCTATCCTCCGGAGTGGTGGCTCAATCCGGTTTTGAGCCGTTGGTGGCTTTGCTTGCGGGTGGACTGGAAAGCTGTGGACGAGGTGGAGTGGCAAGTACAGGCCATCTCACACACGCTGGGGCTGCGCGAACCTCCCTTCGTCAGTCAGGTGGCTCATCAGTCGGGTGTTTGCGTGCCGATGGTGCTGATCGCAGCGGCAGCTTGGCTGCGTTTACGGGGCTACGAGCTGCTCGAAATTGATACGGGTGGTGACGAGTACCTTGCCTTCCCGGTACGGTTGAGCCTGCTCAGGGAGGCTTTTCAGGCAACGCATACCCTTTCGCTCTGCACACACCTGATTTAA
- a CDS encoding FAD-dependent oxidoreductase encodes MSSSIFTPARPLRVAVIGSGPSGIYAAEALIKQSQVPAEVDVFDRLPTPYGLVRYGVAPDHLKIKSVTTLFQKVLSDTRVRFLGNVELGKDLSVDDLRVHYDAVIYTVGASSDRRLRVPGEDLTGSLSATEFVAWYNGHPDAAARTMLLHAAGAAVVGAGNVALDVSRILAKTAGELHTSDIAAHALTALEHSQVKDVYLLARRGPLQAKFTTKELREFGELEGADVVVLPEEIAVSDEDYAAITDNVVRRNVDVLRGFAAKPLAGKPRRVHLRFLVSPAALLEGAAGHVGGIKLEKNRLDEEGNAVGTGEFETLDVQMVLRSVGYQGVALPGVPFDDKRGVIPNTAGRVEGRSGEYTSGWIKRGPSGVIGTNKADSVETVNTLLADLGTLTPAPESSREAIDALLAAREVDVVTLSDHLTLEAHELAGGQAAGRPRLKVAERGAMFEVIRSGR; translated from the coding sequence ATGTCTTCTTCCATCTTCACTCCTGCCCGTCCGCTGCGCGTCGCCGTGATCGGCAGCGGCCCCAGCGGGATTTACGCCGCTGAAGCGCTTATTAAGCAAAGCCAAGTCCCCGCCGAGGTGGACGTCTTTGACCGCCTGCCCACCCCTTACGGTTTGGTGCGCTACGGCGTGGCTCCCGACCACCTCAAGATCAAGAGCGTGACCACCCTCTTCCAGAAAGTGCTGAGCGACACGCGGGTGCGTTTTTTGGGCAACGTCGAACTCGGTAAAGACCTCAGCGTGGACGACCTGAGGGTGCACTACGACGCCGTCATTTACACGGTGGGCGCGTCGTCAGATCGGCGGCTGAGGGTGCCGGGCGAAGACCTGACGGGCAGCCTCAGCGCCACCGAGTTCGTGGCTTGGTACAACGGCCACCCTGACGCTGCCGCCCGCACCATGCTGCTGCACGCGGCTGGCGCGGCGGTGGTGGGTGCGGGTAACGTGGCGCTGGACGTCTCGCGCATTTTGGCTAAAACTGCCGGCGAACTGCACACTTCTGATATCGCCGCCCACGCGCTGACGGCGCTGGAACACTCGCAGGTCAAAGACGTCTACCTGCTGGCGCGGCGCGGCCCGCTGCAAGCCAAGTTCACCACCAAAGAGCTGCGCGAATTCGGCGAGCTGGAGGGCGCGGACGTGGTGGTGCTTCCAGAAGAAATCGCTGTGAGTGACGAGGACTACGCCGCCATCACCGACAACGTGGTGCGGCGTAATGTGGACGTGTTGCGCGGGTTTGCCGCCAAGCCGCTGGCGGGCAAGCCCCGCAGAGTTCACCTGCGCTTTCTGGTGTCGCCCGCAGCACTTCTGGAGGGCGCAGCGGGCCATGTCGGTGGCATTAAGCTCGAAAAAAACCGGCTGGACGAAGAGGGCAACGCGGTGGGCACGGGTGAATTTGAAACCCTGGACGTGCAGATGGTGCTGCGGAGCGTGGGCTATCAGGGGGTGGCGCTCCCCGGCGTCCCGTTTGACGACAAGCGCGGCGTGATTCCCAACACGGCGGGCCGGGTGGAGGGGCGCAGCGGTGAATACACCTCCGGCTGGATTAAGCGCGGCCCCAGCGGCGTGATCGGCACCAACAAAGCCGACTCGGTGGAAACTGTGAACACCTTGCTCGCCGACCTCGGCACTTTGACGCCCGCTCCTGAAAGCAGCCGGGAAGCCATCGACGCTTTGCTGGCCGCTAGGGAGGTCGACGTGGTGACGCTGAGCGATCACCTGACCTTGGAAGCCCACGAACTCGCCGGAGGTCAAGCGGCGGGCCGTCCGCGCCTCAAAGTGGCCGAGCGTGGGGCCATGTTCGAAGTGATTCGCTCCGGGCGCTGA
- a CDS encoding ABC transporter permease codes for MTVVAAVPKRKKQENILWRRFKKSAPGKVGAVIVLFFVVIALLAPVLQPYDPSTDIDYRFRLAPPSISALWDNDTKEKYTDAVSGKVQYFKHPFGTDNLGRDIATRVLHGARVSLQIGIFATVLALVTGSLLGLLAGFYGGWIDTVLGYFSDVMLAFPSILLAIGIVSISNRPGLTTAMIAVSVVQIPIYLRLARSVVLSVREREFVQAASALGAGQGRTIFKHVLPNSLTPLIVQGALSIATATIEAAALGFIGLGAQPPTPEWGTMLADSREYYTQAAWTMIFPGLAILLTVLGFNLFGDGLRDVLDPRSNQ; via the coding sequence ATGACTGTTGTCGCCGCCGTTCCCAAGCGCAAAAAGCAGGAAAACATCTTGTGGCGCAGATTCAAGAAGAGCGCCCCCGGCAAAGTCGGGGCCGTGATCGTGCTGTTTTTTGTGGTGATCGCGCTGCTCGCGCCGGTCTTGCAGCCTTACGACCCATCCACCGACATCGATTACCGCTTCCGCCTCGCGCCGCCGAGCATTTCCGCGCTGTGGGACAATGACACCAAAGAGAAATACACCGACGCCGTCAGCGGTAAGGTTCAGTATTTCAAGCATCCGTTCGGCACGGATAATCTGGGCCGCGACATCGCCACGCGGGTGCTGCACGGCGCACGGGTCAGCCTCCAGATCGGGATTTTCGCCACGGTGCTGGCGCTGGTGACGGGCAGTTTATTGGGCTTGCTGGCCGGATTTTACGGCGGCTGGATCGATACGGTGCTGGGCTACTTCAGCGACGTGATGCTGGCCTTTCCGAGTATTTTGCTGGCTATCGGTATTGTCAGCATCTCCAACCGCCCCGGCCTGACCACCGCCATGATCGCTGTGAGCGTGGTGCAAATTCCCATTTACTTGCGCCTGGCCCGCAGTGTGGTGCTGAGCGTGCGCGAGCGCGAATTCGTGCAGGCCGCCAGCGCTCTGGGCGCGGGGCAGGGCCGCACCATCTTCAAGCACGTGCTGCCCAACAGCCTGACGCCGCTGATCGTGCAGGGAGCGCTCAGCATCGCCACGGCCACCATCGAGGCCGCCGCACTGGGCTTTATCGGGCTGGGCGCTCAGCCGCCGACCCCCGAATGGGGCACCATGCTGGCCGACAGCCGTGAATACTACACCCAAGCGGCTTGGACGATGATCTTTCCAGGCTTGGCCATTTTGCTCACTGTGCTGGGCTTTAACTTGTTCGGCGACGGTCTGAGAGACGTCCTCGACCCGAGAAGCAACCAGTAA
- a CDS encoding ABC transporter permease, translated as MAAYLIRRLLRTLLVMIGISVVVFAFVRSIPGDPAVAMLGERATPEASARLREQLGLNQPWFINYKDPAHLFDAQYPKYVGALLRGDLGNGIKSQIPVASELKVRFPATAELAIGAILFALLIGLPAGIVAALRRNTPWDNLATTVSLVGVSMPVFWLGLLLSWFFAVVLGWLPPSARLSIGYSIVPITGLDVLDGLLRGQFAAAWDAFTHLILPSIALGTIPMAITARITRNSLLEVLGQDYVRTARAKGLPPRSVTLKHALRNALLPVVTVVGLQIGALLGGAVLTETIFSWPGLGSWLYDAIALRDYPVIQGGVIFAALIVSLVNLLVDLSYAFLDPRIQYG; from the coding sequence TTGGCCGCTTACCTTATCCGCAGACTCCTCCGAACGCTCTTGGTGATGATCGGCATCAGCGTGGTGGTGTTTGCCTTCGTGCGCTCGATTCCCGGCGATCCGGCAGTGGCGATGCTGGGCGAGCGGGCCACCCCCGAAGCCTCAGCCCGGTTGCGCGAGCAGCTTGGCCTGAACCAGCCTTGGTTCATCAATTACAAAGACCCTGCCCACCTGTTTGACGCGCAGTATCCCAAATATGTGGGGGCACTCCTGCGCGGCGACCTCGGCAACGGCATCAAGAGCCAGATTCCGGTGGCCAGCGAGCTGAAGGTGCGCTTTCCGGCCACCGCCGAACTGGCCATCGGCGCGATTCTCTTCGCGCTGCTGATCGGGCTGCCAGCCGGCATCGTCGCCGCGCTGAGGCGCAACACGCCCTGGGACAACCTCGCCACTACCGTCAGCTTGGTGGGGGTGAGCATGCCGGTGTTTTGGCTGGGGCTGCTGCTGTCGTGGTTTTTTGCGGTGGTGCTGGGCTGGCTGCCGCCGAGTGCGCGGCTGAGTATCGGTTACAGTATTGTGCCGATCACCGGCCTAGATGTCCTAGACGGCCTGCTGCGCGGTCAATTTGCCGCCGCTTGGGACGCCTTTACCCACCTGATCTTGCCGTCTATCGCGCTGGGCACCATTCCAATGGCGATCACTGCCCGCATCACCCGCAACTCGCTCTTGGAGGTGCTGGGCCAGGACTACGTGCGGACTGCGCGTGCCAAGGGTCTGCCCCCGCGCAGCGTGACGCTCAAGCACGCGCTGCGCAACGCGCTGCTGCCGGTGGTCACGGTGGTGGGCCTGCAAATAGGAGCGCTCCTCGGCGGCGCGGTGCTGACCGAGACCATCTTTTCGTGGCCGGGATTGGGGTCGTGGCTTTACGACGCCATTGCGCTGCGCGATTATCCGGTGATTCAGGGCGGGGTCATTTTTGCGGCGCTGATCGTCAGTTTGGTGAATTTGCTGGTCGATCTCAGTTACGCTTTCCTTGACCCGAGGATTCAGTACGGATGA
- a CDS encoding ABC transporter substrate-binding protein — MKRNNRTLKNVLLTALLAASAGMSAQAATLVYGNNGDPVSLESGNITDGISILVQHQIYDTLVHFKDGTTDTIPGLATSWKANADATSWTFNLRKGVKFQDGTPFNADAVVFNWQRFFDPKNQYGYRDQGRTYEIVGQLLGGFKGDKGAVIKDIVKVNDYTVRFDLTGSSSVLPSVVGAGYFGIASPAAIKKDGAKYGTPTSTPVGTGPFSFVSWKTGDRVTLKANTAYWGAKPKVDTLVIRSIKDASQRLNELKAGTIDFTADLSPDSLKQVTSDKTLVAVRKPSFNVGFLSLNNSNQYLKNDKVRQAISMAINKKAIVDAFWNGLGVSSASFLPPVLSWANSKNVPADYKYDPAAAKKMLADAGYPNGVSLDLWYMPVSRPYFPNPKPIAEAMAADLSAIGIKVNLKTEDWAKYLDDRNKEPGFDMYMIGWTGDYGDPDNFYAAYYGPSAANDINFKSPELNTLLDQGRAAVGQAAKAKIYSQIHDITYKAAYRLPIVHSQPLAAERSYVKGWVPSPLGSEAFNKISIVGK, encoded by the coding sequence ATGAAACGAAACAACCGTACCCTGAAAAACGTTCTTTTAACTGCCCTTCTGGCCGCCTCAGCGGGCATGAGCGCCCAAGCCGCCACCCTGGTCTACGGCAACAACGGCGACCCGGTCAGCTTGGAGTCCGGCAACATCACCGACGGCATCTCGATTTTGGTGCAGCACCAGATCTACGACACCCTCGTTCACTTCAAAGACGGCACCACCGACACCATTCCGGGTCTGGCGACCTCGTGGAAGGCCAACGCCGACGCGACTTCGTGGACGTTTAATCTGCGTAAGGGCGTCAAATTCCAAGACGGCACTCCATTTAACGCCGACGCGGTGGTCTTTAACTGGCAGCGCTTCTTCGATCCCAAAAACCAGTACGGCTACCGCGATCAGGGCCGTACCTACGAAATCGTCGGGCAACTCCTCGGCGGCTTCAAGGGCGACAAGGGAGCCGTCATCAAAGACATCGTCAAAGTCAACGACTACACGGTGCGCTTTGATCTGACCGGCTCCAGCTCGGTGCTGCCTTCGGTGGTCGGCGCGGGCTACTTCGGAATCGCCTCGCCAGCGGCCATCAAAAAAGACGGAGCCAAGTACGGCACCCCCACCAGCACGCCGGTCGGCACCGGCCCGTTCAGCTTCGTGTCGTGGAAGACCGGCGACAGAGTCACCCTCAAGGCCAACACCGCTTACTGGGGTGCCAAACCCAAAGTCGACACACTGGTGATCCGCTCGATCAAAGACGCCAGCCAGCGCCTCAACGAACTCAAGGCCGGCACGATTGATTTCACCGCCGACCTGTCGCCCGACAGCCTCAAGCAAGTCACCTCCGACAAGACCTTGGTGGCAGTTCGCAAGCCCAGCTTCAATGTCGGGTTCCTGAGCCTCAACAACTCCAACCAGTACCTCAAGAACGACAAGGTGCGTCAGGCCATCAGCATGGCCATCAACAAAAAAGCCATCGTGGACGCCTTCTGGAACGGTCTGGGTGTTTCCAGTGCCAGCTTTTTGCCGCCGGTGCTGAGCTGGGCCAACTCCAAGAACGTGCCCGCCGATTACAAGTACGACCCCGCCGCCGCCAAGAAGATGCTGGCCGACGCAGGCTACCCCAACGGCGTGAGCCTCGACTTGTGGTACATGCCGGTCAGCCGCCCCTACTTCCCCAATCCCAAACCGATTGCCGAAGCGATGGCCGCCGACCTCTCGGCCATCGGCATCAAAGTTAACCTCAAAACTGAGGACTGGGCCAAGTACCTCGACGACCGCAATAAAGAGCCGGGCTTCGATATGTACATGATCGGCTGGACCGGCGATTACGGCGATCCTGATAACTTCTACGCCGCTTACTACGGCCCGAGCGCCGCCAACGACATCAACTTTAAGTCGCCCGAACTCAACACCCTGCTCGATCAGGGCCGCGCCGCTGTGGGTCAGGCTGCCAAAGCCAAGATCTACTCGCAGATTCACGACATCACCTACAAAGCGGCCTACCGCCTGCCGATCGTGCACAGCCAGCCGCTGGCCGCTGAGCGCAGCTACGTCAAGGGCTGGGTCCCGAGCCCCTTGGGCAGCGAAGCTTTCAACAAAATCTCTATCGTTGGGAAGTAA
- a CDS encoding ABC transporter ATP-binding protein, translating to MLELKGVHTYYGHIHALKGIDVLVPDGEIVALIGGNGAGKTTTLRTVSGMLKPKQGSVTMQGKDISGMPAHQIMQMGMSHVPEGRRIFPQLTVRENLEIGAHTVTDRKVVEERIQEGFTYFPRLKERENQLGGTMSGGEQQMLAIARALMVNPKLLLLDEPSMGLSPLFVEAIFDIIVELNAKRKTTILLVEQNAQMALSVAKHAYVLQTGEVKLSGNASDIAEDESVRKAYLGED from the coding sequence ATGCTTGAACTGAAGGGCGTTCACACCTACTACGGCCACATTCACGCCCTCAAGGGCATCGATGTGCTGGTGCCCGACGGCGAAATCGTGGCGCTGATCGGCGGCAACGGCGCGGGCAAAACCACTACACTCCGCACGGTGAGCGGAATGCTCAAGCCCAAGCAGGGCAGCGTCACCATGCAGGGCAAAGACATCTCGGGCATGCCGGCGCACCAGATTATGCAGATGGGTATGAGCCACGTGCCGGAAGGTCGCCGCATTTTCCCGCAGCTGACTGTCCGCGAGAACTTGGAGATCGGAGCGCACACCGTCACTGACCGTAAAGTCGTCGAGGAGCGCATCCAAGAAGGCTTTACCTATTTCCCGCGCCTCAAAGAGCGCGAGAACCAGCTTGGCGGCACCATGTCCGGCGGCGAACAGCAGATGCTGGCGATTGCCCGCGCCCTGATGGTCAATCCCAAGCTGCTGCTCCTCGACGAGCCGAGCATGGGGCTCTCGCCGCTGTTCGTGGAAGCGATTTTCGACATCATCGTCGAACTCAACGCCAAGCGCAAAACCACCATCTTGCTGGTGGAGCAAAACGCCCAGATGGCGCTCTCGGTGGCCAAGCACGCCTACGTGTTGCAAACCGGTGAAGTCAAGTTGTCGGGCAACGCGTCGGACATTGCCGAAGACGAGAGCGTCAGAAAAGCCTACTTGGGCGAGGACTAG
- a CDS encoding ABC transporter ATP-binding protein → MTAAARPNLGKLAASGNILSIKGLTKIFGGLTAVNNVDLEIPRQSIVSVIGPNGAGKTTFFNMITGIYEPSSGTVDLDGENLVGLRPDQVTAAGIARTFQNIRLFASMDSQENVMVGRHSRLKATYIDSLLRTKRFHESEKEAEDVANLMLEFVGLARFRHDLATNLPYGDQRKLEIARALATSPKLVLLDEPAAGMNPRETEELKSLIRRIRDDLGVTVCLIEHDMRLVMTLSEHITVLDYGTKIAEGLPHEIRNNPKVMEAYLGRGAVAGEYGKEEVIKGSANA, encoded by the coding sequence ATGACGGCTGCTGCGCGTCCCAACCTCGGCAAGTTGGCGGCTTCCGGCAACATCTTGAGCATCAAAGGGCTGACCAAAATCTTTGGCGGCCTGACGGCGGTCAACAACGTCGATCTCGAAATTCCGCGCCAGAGCATCGTCAGCGTCATTGGCCCCAACGGCGCAGGCAAAACCACGTTCTTCAACATGATCACTGGCATCTACGAGCCGTCCAGCGGCACGGTGGATCTCGACGGCGAAAATCTGGTTGGCCTCCGGCCCGATCAGGTTACGGCGGCAGGCATCGCCCGCACTTTTCAGAACATCCGGCTGTTCGCCTCGATGGACAGCCAAGAAAACGTGATGGTGGGCCGTCACTCGCGCCTCAAGGCCACCTACATCGATTCGTTGCTGCGAACCAAGCGTTTTCACGAATCGGAAAAAGAAGCCGAAGACGTGGCCAATTTGATGCTGGAGTTTGTCGGTCTGGCCCGTTTCCGGCACGATCTGGCCACCAACTTGCCTTACGGCGATCAGCGCAAGCTCGAAATCGCCCGCGCCCTAGCGACCAGTCCCAAACTGGTGCTGCTCGACGAACCGGCGGCAGGCATGAACCCCCGCGAAACCGAAGAACTCAAAAGCCTGATTCGCCGCATCCGTGACGATCTGGGCGTGACCGTTTGCCTGATCGAGCACGATATGCGCTTGGTCATGACCCTGAGCGAACACATCACCGTGCTCGATTACGGCACCAAGATCGCCGAAGGGCTGCCGCATGAAATCCGCAACAATCCCAAAGTCATGGAAGCGTACTTGGGACGCGGCGCGGTGGCGGGCGAGTACGGCAAAGAAGAAGTGATTAAAGGGAGTGCGAATGCTTGA
- a CDS encoding branched-chain amino acid ABC transporter permease: MTAIRPGSQLPISAPDRSIWLIVIAVISSALLLVSQEQNWLAALPSVVSNFLKNPLVASLVLTLFLANLLFAYRWKAHLWAKLLVGGLSLFLILPWAGRDNTSVLDLAIQIGIFAALSLGLNIVVGLAGLLDLGYIAFFAVGAYTWGIFGSGQIGKVLTYFKDNGGNNGPTVALGGLVLVIITALSLRAINRVKGKRPPLTSAAFLLAAFGLLAGVTLLVRGIVILASANAAGFAGGVNPNFFWLFLILAVAAAASVGVLIGLPVLKLKGDYLAIITLGLGEVIRVLANNLSTYSNGSQGITPIGSASVPWFNSLAGALGFSPAQYNLFFLYFVVLAIIAIIILANMRLDRSKIGRAWIAIREDEIAAQAMGIPLVKTKLIAFATGASFAGVMGVIFAAKQGFISPESFILNQSISVLSMVVLGGLGSIPGVILGAAVVTILNISLLPSLGEATASLNLPPQVNPAQLQRLVFGSILVAMMLFRPEGLLPSVRQRRMMHEDDDPTDNQTPQDSIAGELNPENAAEVYSPGVATRADDERGGGTQ, encoded by the coding sequence ATGACCGCCATCCGTCCAGGTTCGCAGCTGCCCATCAGTGCGCCTGACCGCAGCATTTGGCTGATCGTCATCGCGGTGATCAGCAGCGCCCTCTTGTTGGTGAGCCAGGAGCAAAATTGGCTGGCCGCCCTTCCCTCAGTCGTCAGCAATTTTCTCAAAAACCCTTTGGTCGCCTCGCTGGTTCTGACCCTCTTTTTGGCGAATTTGCTGTTCGCTTACCGCTGGAAAGCCCACCTCTGGGCCAAACTGCTGGTCGGTGGGCTGAGCCTGTTTCTGATTTTGCCCTGGGCTGGGCGCGACAACACCTCGGTGCTGGACTTGGCGATCCAAATCGGCATTTTTGCCGCGCTGTCGCTGGGCCTCAACATCGTAGTGGGGCTCGCCGGACTGCTCGACCTCGGCTATATCGCCTTCTTTGCGGTGGGCGCGTACACCTGGGGCATTTTCGGCAGCGGACAGATCGGCAAAGTCCTGACTTACTTCAAGGACAACGGCGGCAACAACGGCCCTACGGTGGCGCTGGGCGGCTTGGTGCTGGTCATCATTACCGCGCTGAGCTTGCGGGCCATCAACCGGGTCAAGGGCAAACGCCCACCGCTGACCAGTGCGGCGTTTTTGCTGGCGGCGTTTGGGCTCCTAGCCGGCGTGACTTTGTTGGTGCGCGGCATCGTCATTTTGGCTTCGGCCAACGCGGCGGGCTTTGCGGGCGGCGTCAACCCCAATTTCTTCTGGCTGTTTCTGATTTTGGCAGTGGCGGCGGCGGCCAGCGTCGGCGTGCTGATCGGCTTGCCGGTGCTTAAGCTCAAAGGCGATTACCTGGCCATTATCACGCTGGGCCTCGGCGAAGTGATCCGGGTGCTGGCCAACAACCTCAGCACCTATTCCAATGGCTCGCAGGGCATCACGCCCATCGGCTCGGCCTCGGTGCCGTGGTTTAATTCTCTGGCTGGAGCGCTGGGCTTTTCACCGGCACAGTACAATTTGTTTTTCCTGTATTTCGTGGTGCTGGCGATCATCGCCATTATCATTCTGGCCAATATGCGGCTTGACCGCTCCAAAATTGGTCGGGCCTGGATCGCCATCCGCGAAGACGAAATTGCCGCGCAGGCGATGGGCATTCCGCTGGTGAAGACCAAGCTGATCGCTTTTGCCACCGGCGCGAGCTTTGCTGGCGTCATGGGCGTGATTTTTGCGGCCAAGCAGGGCTTTATCAGCCCCGAATCGTTTATTCTCAACCAGTCCATCTCGGTGCTGAGCATGGTGGTGCTCGGCGGCCTGGGCAGCATTCCCGGCGTAATTTTGGGGGCTGCCGTCGTGACCATTCTCAACATCAGCTTGCTGCCTTCTTTGGGTGAGGCTACGGCTAGCCTGAATTTGCCGCCGCAGGTTAATCCGGCTCAGTTGCAGCGCCTAGTGTTCGGTAGCATCTTGGTGGCGATGATGCTCTTTAGGCCAGAGGGCCTGCTGCCCAGCGTTCGGCAACGCCGCATGATGCACGAAGACGACGACCCGACCGATAACCAGACCCCGCAGGACTCGATCGCGGGCGAACTCAATCCCGAGAATGCGGCGGAAGTCTACTCGCCGGGCGTGGCGACCCGGGCCGACGACGAGCGCGGCGGAGGTACACAATGA
- a CDS encoding branched-chain amino acid ABC transporter permease, with protein sequence MDFATLAPFLVGVIISGLVLGFVYAIIALGYTMVYGVLQLINFAHSEVFVTGAVVGFEIFRVLADNPINGYLKLLIALVAAMAASGGLNVLIERLAYRPLRNAPRLVPLITAIGVSLILQDLIRIIEGFQGRFDLTYQLPQGFSTPFCGPESTCSGVGSLLAKIGISLQIKEVVMVLVALLSLAALNYLVNFTKLGRAIRAVAQDRVTAGLMGIDANGIISLTFLIGGALGGVSGVLFGLKFGTVNAYSGFDPGIIAFTAAVLGGIGSIPGAVLGGLVLGVIQNLIGVTNILGDALGIANLGVIDSSYQRIGGFLVLVLILIFKPTGLLGRSNVEKV encoded by the coding sequence TTGGATTTTGCAACACTCGCGCCATTTTTGGTCGGAGTGATTATCAGCGGCTTGGTGCTCGGCTTTGTCTACGCCATTATCGCGCTGGGCTACACCATGGTGTACGGCGTTTTGCAGCTCATCAACTTCGCTCACTCGGAAGTCTTCGTGACCGGCGCAGTGGTGGGCTTCGAGATCTTCCGGGTGCTGGCCGACAACCCCATTAACGGGTATCTCAAGCTTCTGATCGCGCTGGTCGCGGCGATGGCGGCGTCGGGCGGGCTCAACGTCCTCATCGAGCGCCTGGCTTACCGCCCGCTGCGCAACGCGCCCCGTTTGGTGCCGCTGATTACCGCTATCGGGGTTTCACTGATCTTGCAAGACTTGATCCGCATTATCGAAGGCTTTCAGGGGCGCTTCGATTTGACGTATCAGTTGCCGCAGGGCTTCAGCACTCCGTTTTGCGGCCCTGAAAGCACTTGCTCCGGCGTCGGCAGTCTGCTGGCCAAAATCGGCATCAGTCTCCAGATCAAAGAAGTTGTGATGGTCTTGGTGGCGCTGCTCTCGCTGGCCGCCCTCAATTACCTGGTGAACTTCACCAAACTGGGCCGCGCCATCCGCGCCGTTGCTCAAGACCGCGTTACGGCTGGCCTGATGGGCATTGACGCCAACGGCATCATCAGCCTGACCTTTTTGATCGGCGGAGCGCTCGGCGGCGTCAGCGGCGTGCTGTTCGGCCTCAAGTTCGGCACCGTCAATGCGTACTCGGGCTTTGATCCGGGCATCATCGCTTTCACGGCGGCCGTGCTGGGCGGTATCGGCTCGATTCCCGGCGCAGTGCTGGGCGGCTTGGTGCTGGGCGTGATCCAGAACCTCATCGGCGTGACCAACATCCTCGGCGACGCGCTGGGCATCGCCAACCTCGGCGTCATCGATTCGTCGTATCAGCGCATCGGCGGCTTTCTGGTGCTGGTACTCATCCTGATCTTCAAACCCACCGGGCTGCTGGGCCGCAGCAATGTGGAGAAAGTATGA